A region of Saccharococcus thermophilus DNA encodes the following proteins:
- a CDS encoding APC family permease: MFSSLKRFLIGRPLKSTELGEQKLGKLKALAVLSSDALSSVAYGTEQILLVLSTIGFIAFWYSIPIAIGVLILLVALILSYRQIIYSYPHGGGAYVVSKMNLGVNPGLIAGGSLLVDYILTVAVSVSAGTDAITSAFPTLHPYTVGIAITLVVFITILNLRGINESASVLAYPVYLFVLALVMLIIVGIFHIINGQVPSTLHTPIGTTVPGITLFLLLRAFASGCSALTGVEAISNAVPNFKEPAAKNAAKTLVMMGCILAVLFVGVTFLAYWYGIAPKAEETVVSQLASKVFGRGVVYYFIQGTTALILVLAANTGFSAFPLLAYNLASDKYMPRMYLIRGDRLGYSNGIITLGLASILLIIAFKGQTEQLIPLYAVGVFIPFTLSQTGMIVKWVREKPVGWIPKLLANLLGALITLTVLCIFFITKFTQIWSVLVFLPMIVFIFHQIHKHYDAVAEQLRVNPNKIPDKIEGNVVIVPVAGITKVVEQSLNYAQAIGDYVLAVYVAFDRESMLRMEEKWKKWRPDVRLVTLISYYRDLITPISKLVDTIESKAEERNHTVTVLIPQFIPKKGWHNFLHNQSSVLLRLYLLYKKNVIVSTVPYRLHK; encoded by the coding sequence ATGTTTTCATCGTTAAAACGATTCTTAATCGGCAGACCGTTGAAATCAACCGAGCTGGGAGAGCAAAAGTTGGGCAAATTAAAGGCGTTAGCCGTTTTATCTTCTGATGCTCTATCTTCGGTTGCGTACGGTACGGAACAAATTTTACTTGTTCTCTCGACGATTGGATTCATTGCATTTTGGTATTCCATTCCTATTGCGATTGGAGTTCTTATTCTATTGGTGGCGCTTATTTTATCGTATCGCCAAATCATTTACTCTTATCCGCATGGAGGCGGAGCTTACGTCGTTTCCAAAATGAACTTAGGTGTAAATCCGGGCCTCATTGCCGGGGGCTCTTTGCTCGTCGACTATATTCTAACTGTGGCAGTAAGCGTGTCCGCGGGAACGGATGCCATTACATCCGCGTTTCCAACTTTACATCCATACACAGTTGGAATTGCAATCACACTGGTTGTGTTTATCACTATTCTTAATCTTAGGGGCATAAACGAATCTGCTTCCGTTTTGGCATATCCCGTTTATTTGTTTGTATTGGCGCTCGTTATGCTCATTATTGTTGGGATTTTTCATATTATCAATGGACAAGTACCGTCTACCTTACATACGCCTATCGGTACTACGGTGCCCGGAATTACGTTATTCTTGTTGCTGCGGGCATTTGCATCTGGTTGCTCTGCATTGACAGGGGTAGAAGCGATCTCCAACGCCGTTCCAAATTTTAAGGAGCCGGCGGCAAAAAATGCTGCCAAAACGTTAGTGATGATGGGGTGCATTCTCGCAGTTCTGTTTGTAGGAGTCACTTTTTTAGCATACTGGTATGGAATTGCTCCGAAAGCAGAAGAGACTGTTGTTTCCCAACTCGCTTCCAAGGTGTTTGGAAGAGGCGTGGTGTATTACTTTATACAAGGAACAACGGCCCTTATTTTAGTGTTGGCGGCAAATACGGGGTTTTCTGCATTTCCTTTGCTGGCATATAATCTGGCATCCGATAAATACATGCCAAGAATGTATCTTATACGCGGTGACCGATTAGGGTATTCAAACGGAATCATCACGCTCGGCCTTGCTTCTATTTTGCTGATTATCGCTTTTAAAGGGCAAACGGAACAGTTAATTCCTTTGTATGCGGTTGGCGTATTCATTCCTTTCACCTTGTCACAAACGGGAATGATTGTAAAATGGGTGCGCGAAAAACCAGTGGGGTGGATACCGAAACTGCTGGCCAACTTGCTAGGAGCGCTCATTACGCTAACCGTACTGTGCATTTTCTTTATCACAAAATTTACTCAGATATGGTCTGTGCTTGTATTTCTTCCGATGATCGTATTTATTTTTCATCAAATCCATAAGCACTATGATGCGGTGGCAGAACAACTGCGGGTCAATCCAAATAAGATTCCGGACAAAATAGAGGGAAATGTCGTGATTGTTCCTGTCGCGGGAATCACGAAGGTAGTAGAGCAATCCTTAAATTACGCCCAAGCCATTGGAGATTATGTATTGGCTGTATATGTGGCATTTGACCGGGAAAGTATGCTCCGAATGGAAGAGAAATGGAAGAAATGGAGGCCGGATGTTCGCCTTGTTACGCTAATTTCTTATTATCGCGATCTTATCACACCAATTTCCAAGCTAGTGGATACGATTGAAAGCAAGGCAGAGGAAAGAAACCATACGGTAACGGTTTTGATTCCTCAATTTATACCGAAAAAAGGCTGGCATAACTTTTTGCATAACCAATCGAGCGTTTTATTGAGATTGTACCTTCTATATAAGAAAAATGTGATTGTCTCAACCGTTCCTTATCGGCTTCATAAGTAG
- the mutL gene encoding DNA mismatch repair endonuclease MutL, giving the protein MGKIRKLDDQLSNKIAAGEVVERPASVVKELVENAIDANSTVIEIELEEAGLAKIRVIDNGEGMEEEDCLVAFERHATSKIKDEHDLFRIRTLGFRGEALPSIASVSEVEMKTSTGDGPGTRIVLKGGQFVKHERTASRKGTDITVSNLFFNTPARLKYMKTIHTELGHVTDVVNRLAMAHPYISFRLRHHGKQLLYTSGNGDVRHVLAAIYGMDVAKKMVPIEAESLDFTIKGYISLPEVTRASRNYISTIVNGRYVRNIPLMKAIEAGYHTLLPIGRYPIVFLSITMDPILVDVNVHPAKLEVRFSKEAELNELVTEAIRKAFRTRTLIPTMSVSRQEAKPKTEQATWTFEHVVKEPPLPNLAQITKPEPTISLREEKEESPLMLPAEEEREQMNEYDAPMEAEEHVEQTVENEQEHTNDRIPPLYPIGQMHGTYILAQNEQGLYIIDQHAAQERIKYEYFREKVGEVINEVQELLVPLTFHYPTDEYVFIDAHREELAKCGVFLEPFGHNTFIVRSHPSWFPKGEEEEIIREMIQQVLDMKKVDIKQLREKAAILMSCKRSIKANQHLRDDEIFALLEALRKTTDPFTCPHGRPIIIHFSTYELEKMFKRVM; this is encoded by the coding sequence ATGGGAAAAATCCGCAAGCTCGATGACCAATTGTCCAACAAAATCGCTGCAGGGGAAGTCGTCGAGCGCCCTGCCTCCGTCGTGAAAGAACTGGTGGAAAACGCGATTGATGCCAACAGCACGGTCATTGAAATTGAGCTGGAAGAAGCGGGGCTGGCGAAAATCCGTGTCATTGACAATGGGGAAGGCATGGAAGAAGAGGATTGCCTCGTTGCTTTTGAACGGCATGCGACAAGCAAAATTAAAGATGAACACGATTTGTTCCGCATCCGTACGCTTGGCTTTCGCGGCGAAGCGCTTCCGAGCATCGCTTCCGTTTCGGAAGTGGAAATGAAAACAAGTACTGGAGACGGTCCAGGAACACGAATTGTCTTAAAAGGCGGTCAGTTTGTGAAACACGAACGGACCGCAAGCCGCAAAGGAACCGATATTACCGTATCCAACTTGTTTTTCAACACCCCAGCCCGTTTAAAATATATGAAAACGATTCATACCGAGCTCGGCCATGTTACGGATGTCGTCAACCGCCTTGCCATGGCGCACCCTTATATTTCGTTCCGCCTCCGCCATCATGGGAAGCAGCTGCTTTACACAAGCGGTAACGGCGATGTGCGCCATGTGCTTGCCGCGATTTACGGCATGGATGTCGCGAAAAAGATGGTTCCCATTGAGGCGGAATCGCTTGATTTTACGATCAAAGGCTACATTTCCCTTCCCGAAGTGACGCGCGCCTCGCGCAACTACATCTCTACCATTGTCAATGGACGGTATGTGCGCAATATTCCGCTTATGAAAGCGATTGAGGCTGGATATCATACGTTGCTGCCGATCGGCCGCTATCCGATTGTATTTTTATCGATTACGATGGATCCGATTTTAGTCGATGTCAACGTTCACCCAGCGAAATTAGAAGTACGTTTCAGCAAAGAAGCGGAACTGAACGAGCTTGTGACCGAGGCGATTCGCAAAGCGTTCCGGACGCGCACGCTTATTCCAACGATGTCCGTAAGCCGCCAGGAAGCAAAACCGAAAACAGAGCAAGCGACATGGACGTTTGAGCATGTGGTAAAAGAGCCGCCTTTGCCAAATCTCGCACAGATAACAAAGCCAGAGCCAACCATTTCTTTAAGGGAAGAAAAAGAAGAAAGCCCACTGATGCTGCCGGCAGAAGAGGAACGGGAACAAATGAACGAATATGACGCGCCAATGGAAGCCGAGGAACATGTGGAGCAAACGGTGGAGAACGAGCAGGAACACACAAACGACCGCATCCCGCCGCTTTACCCGATCGGACAAATGCACGGAACATACATTTTGGCGCAAAATGAACAAGGGCTTTACATCATTGACCAGCACGCCGCCCAAGAGCGCATTAAGTACGAATATTTTCGCGAAAAAGTTGGTGAAGTAATAAACGAAGTGCAAGAATTGCTCGTTCCGCTCACGTTTCATTATCCGACAGACGAATATGTGTTCATTGACGCACATCGTGAGGAATTGGCGAAATGCGGTGTTTTTTTAGAACCGTTCGGGCATAATACGTTCATCGTCCGTTCCCACCCATCGTGGTTTCCAAAAGGGGAAGAGGAAGAGATCATTAGAGAAATGATCCAACAAGTCCTTGACATGAAAAAAGTTGACATTAAACAGCTGCGTGAAAAGGCTGCGATTTTAATGAGCTGTAAGCGGTCGATTAAAGCGAACCAACACTTGCGCGACGACGAAATTTTCGCTCTCCTAGAAGCGCTGCGCAAAACGACCGATCCGTTTACATGCCCGCACGGTCGTCCAATCATCATTCATTTTTCCACGTATGAGCTGGAGAAAATGTTTAAGCGGGTGATGTAA
- a CDS encoding arsenic transporter, with protein MSFEIAMTIFVFIMTMLVIFWRPRGLNEAWPASIGAGIILLTGIVSRGDILDIIHKIAGASITIIATIVMAVILESFGFFHWAAARLANLAKGSGYRLYWYIQLLCFLMTLLFNNDGSILITTPILILLLKNLQLKPHQQIPYLLTGALTATASSAPIGVSNIVNLIALNIIHMTLYMHTAMMFVPATLGLLFMSWLMYVVVKNKLPKTLPNTAYDIEGIFFTKHFHPLKRTISVETKRKRTQFMLKVLLFVFVIRCLLFVASYLSIPIEIVAVLGSLVLLVWRWYHLRTNPVDILKKTPWHILIFAFSMYVIIYGLHNVGLTAMLVKICEPIVNQGLFYASFIMGGLVSILSNFFNNHPALMIGTITLTEMGLDPITLKTIYLANIIGSDMGSLLLPIGTLASLIWMHILKQNKMKVTWKDYLSVSLIVIPLTTVVTLFLLFYWVQMVFA; from the coding sequence ATGAGTTTCGAAATTGCAATGACCATTTTTGTGTTCATTATGACAATGTTAGTCATATTTTGGAGACCAAGAGGCTTAAATGAAGCGTGGCCAGCGTCGATTGGTGCGGGGATTATTTTACTAACAGGCATTGTATCACGCGGAGATATTTTGGATATTATCCATAAAATCGCTGGCGCATCGATTACCATTATTGCAACGATTGTCATGGCTGTCATATTAGAGAGTTTCGGTTTTTTCCACTGGGCAGCCGCACGACTTGCAAATTTGGCTAAGGGTTCAGGCTATCGCCTATATTGGTACATTCAACTGTTATGTTTTTTGATGACCCTTTTATTCAATAACGATGGCAGCATCTTGATTACGACCCCGATTTTAATTTTACTTCTAAAAAACCTCCAGCTAAAACCACATCAACAAATTCCATATCTCTTGACTGGAGCACTGACTGCAACAGCCTCTAGCGCACCTATTGGGGTAAGTAATATCGTCAATTTAATCGCATTGAACATTATTCACATGACACTTTATATGCATACAGCCATGATGTTTGTACCAGCAACGTTAGGACTGTTGTTTATGTCTTGGTTGATGTACGTAGTGGTAAAGAATAAATTGCCAAAAACATTGCCAAATACCGCATATGATATAGAGGGAATCTTTTTTACTAAACATTTCCATCCGTTAAAAAGAACAATTTCTGTCGAAACAAAACGGAAACGTACCCAATTTATGTTGAAGGTCTTGCTGTTTGTCTTTGTGATCCGTTGTCTACTCTTTGTTGCATCTTATCTCTCTATCCCAATTGAAATCGTTGCGGTACTCGGATCACTCGTCCTGCTTGTATGGAGATGGTATCATTTGCGCACCAATCCCGTTGATATCTTGAAAAAGACTCCTTGGCACATTCTTATTTTCGCATTCTCCATGTATGTCATTATTTACGGACTCCACAATGTAGGTCTAACAGCGATGCTTGTGAAAATATGTGAACCGATTGTAAACCAAGGATTGTTCTACGCGAGCTTTATCATGGGGGGATTAGTGTCCATTCTATCTAACTTCTTTAATAATCACCCTGCTTTAATGATCGGAACCATCACCTTGACGGAAATGGGCCTGGATCCTATTACATTAAAGACGATCTATCTCGCGAATATTATTGGCAGTGACATGGGATCTTTGTTATTGCCTATCGGGACGCTTGCCTCCCTTATTTGGATGCATATCCTAAAACAAAATAAGATGAAAGTAACATGGAAAGATTATTTAAGCGTCTCGTTGATTGTCATACCATTAACAACCGTTGTCACGTTGTTTTTATTATTCTATTGGGTGCAAATGGTTTTTGCCTAA
- a CDS encoding LysM peptidoglycan-binding domain-containing protein, whose translation MKKTFILTGTIISSLLAGQTAFASNYTVQKGDSLWAISKKYNTTVETLKQMNHFTSDRIFPGQILKVDEREDTYVAKAGDTLSKIAKQFNTSVDALLKRNPEISNPNFIKAGQTIRLSESSPAPVRPVTTKSGTNGYYIVKERDTLSGIAKMFNTTVRSLLALNPEITNPNLIRAGQSIKVTGEKAPVPSSSQRVSQRTLVSAASTTSSESTTKAVNSSLADRVIQIGEKYLGAKYLYGASPSRTDAFDCSSFTMRVFSEAGISLPRTSAAQSQVGTPVSFNQLQKGDLVFFDTDFDGTINHVGIYAGNGQMLNASTSKGVSYTSINSSYWKERYVKAVRVM comes from the coding sequence ATGAAAAAAACATTTATTCTTACAGGTACAATTATAAGTTCTTTATTAGCAGGCCAAACTGCTTTCGCTAGCAATTATACCGTCCAAAAAGGCGATTCGCTTTGGGCGATATCGAAAAAATACAACACTACTGTAGAAACATTAAAACAAATGAATCATTTCACTTCTGATCGTATTTTCCCTGGGCAAATATTAAAAGTTGACGAAAGAGAAGATACATATGTAGCGAAAGCTGGCGACACCTTAAGCAAAATTGCAAAGCAATTTAATACGAGTGTTGATGCGTTATTAAAAAGGAATCCTGAAATTTCTAATCCAAATTTTATTAAGGCTGGTCAAACCATCCGCTTGTCTGAGTCGTCTCCAGCTCCTGTTAGACCTGTTACTACGAAATCAGGTACTAACGGTTATTACATAGTGAAAGAAAGAGATACTCTTTCTGGCATCGCTAAAATGTTTAATACAACAGTTCGTTCATTGCTCGCTTTAAATCCGGAAATTACGAATCCTAATCTTATTCGAGCGGGACAATCTATTAAAGTTACCGGAGAAAAAGCCCCTGTTCCATCTTCAAGTCAAAGAGTTTCTCAACGCACTCTTGTTTCAGCGGCGTCTACCACATCTTCCGAAAGTACCACAAAAGCTGTGAATTCTTCATTGGCTGATCGGGTCATTCAAATTGGCGAAAAATATTTAGGTGCGAAATATTTATATGGTGCTAGTCCATCTCGCACAGATGCATTTGATTGCTCATCCTTTACTATGCGGGTATTCAGTGAGGCTGGAATTTCTTTACCTCGCACTTCGGCAGCACAATCACAAGTTGGCACACCGGTTTCTTTCAATCAGCTTCAAAAAGGAGATTTAGTCTTCTTTGATACAGACTTCGATGGAACGATCAATCACGTTGGAATTTATGCGGGTAACGGCCAAATGTTAAATGCTTCAACTTCTAAAGGCGTTTCTTATACATCGATTAATTCTTCTTATTGGAAAGAACGATATGTGAAAGCAGTACGTGTAATGTAA
- a CDS encoding IS256 family transposase, protein MSKRSIPNVDWANQLESVIRQFVKEKLELIMREEIKHFLEIEQAGTPNMRNGYYQRNLDTQYGRIEGLLVPRDRNGEFQTQLFAPYQRHTGWLEEAIIRMYQSGMSTREIGKFIERILGNAYSPATISRITDVVKEDIEKWHHRPLSKRYSVLYLDGLYVKLRRDTVEKEVIYVVLGVNEEGYREILDFFVGGQESAYGWQEILQHLYQRGVKEVLLGVFDGLPGLEEAFKAVYPKADVQRCVVHKVRNTLSRVRKKDQFEVAEDLKLIYRAPNKEMALQMFQQFESKWSSKYPREVQSWANELDVLLTFMDYPSSIRSVIYTTNVIERTIKEIRKRLKPMNSLSSLEAAEKVVYLTIQDFNEKWAGRKLRGFAEAQEALQRMFEERYC, encoded by the coding sequence ATGTCTAAAAGAAGTATACCGAATGTCGACTGGGCAAATCAACTGGAAAGTGTCATTCGTCAGTTTGTGAAGGAAAAATTAGAGCTGATTATGCGGGAAGAAATCAAACATTTCCTCGAAATCGAACAGGCTGGAACGCCGAATATGAGAAACGGCTACTATCAGCGAAATCTAGATACGCAATATGGCCGGATTGAGGGTCTTTTGGTTCCAAGAGACCGAAACGGGGAATTTCAAACACAGTTGTTTGCCCCTTATCAACGCCACACCGGCTGGCTGGAGGAAGCCATCATTAGGATGTATCAAAGTGGCATGAGTACACGGGAAATTGGCAAGTTTATCGAACGAATTCTAGGAAATGCTTATTCTCCAGCGACGATCAGCCGTATTACCGATGTCGTGAAAGAAGACATCGAGAAATGGCACCATCGTCCACTATCCAAACGTTATTCTGTCTTATATTTGGACGGCTTGTACGTGAAACTTCGCCGCGATACGGTAGAGAAAGAAGTCATTTATGTGGTGTTAGGAGTGAATGAAGAAGGGTATCGAGAAATTCTGGATTTCTTCGTGGGAGGACAAGAAAGCGCCTATGGATGGCAGGAAATTCTTCAACACCTCTACCAAAGAGGCGTCAAGGAAGTGCTTCTTGGCGTCTTCGATGGCCTTCCGGGGCTGGAGGAAGCCTTTAAGGCGGTGTATCCGAAAGCCGATGTGCAGCGCTGTGTCGTGCACAAAGTCCGCAACACCCTCAGCCGTGTTCGGAAAAAAGACCAATTCGAAGTGGCCGAGGATCTCAAGCTGATTTATCGCGCGCCGAATAAGGAGATGGCGTTACAAATGTTTCAACAGTTTGAGTCGAAATGGTCCAGCAAATATCCAAGAGAAGTTCAATCTTGGGCCAATGAGTTGGATGTCCTCCTTACATTTATGGATTATCCAAGCAGTATTCGAAGTGTGATTTACACGACGAATGTCATCGAACGAACGATCAAAGAGATTCGGAAACGTCTAAAGCCGATGAACAGTTTGAGCAGTTTAGAAGCCGCGGAAAAAGTCGTGTATTTGACCATCCAAGATTTTAATGAGAAATGGGCAGGGCGAAAGTTAAGAGGATTTGCCGAAGCGCAGGAAGCCCTTCAACGAATGTTTGAAGAACGTTATTGTTAA
- a CDS encoding YjcZ family sporulation protein yields MSFALIVILFILLIIVGCGCTFRGFGGYGCGGYGPGFGFWY; encoded by the coding sequence ATGAGCTTTGCATTAATCGTCATCCTGTTCATCTTATTAATTATTGTTGGTTGTGGTTGTACGTTCAGGGGCTTTGGCGGTTATGGCTGTGGTGGTTATGGACCAGGATTTGGATTCTGGTACTAA
- a CDS encoding DUF4004 family protein: protein MEEELISKKELLEQTGISYGQLYRWKRKKLIPEEWFIRKSTFTGQETFFPKGKILERVEKIKQLKDDLSLDELANMFSPNPAVITLHRDEIIKRNIVSKMALQFYMEQKGEQHTFSFTELLQLYILDQLLQTGEISLEEGKSVFDVFEKHYAAFQGRSCELLFLRKMGVAICLLVASGNDVYVEEKAKIIARLHVPTCVEQLKLMVSEG, encoded by the coding sequence GTGGAGGAGGAATTAATCTCGAAAAAAGAATTGTTAGAGCAAACAGGAATCTCTTATGGTCAACTTTATCGGTGGAAACGGAAAAAATTGATTCCCGAAGAATGGTTTATTCGAAAATCGACCTTTACGGGGCAAGAAACGTTTTTTCCAAAAGGAAAAATACTAGAGAGAGTCGAAAAAATTAAACAGCTGAAAGATGATCTGTCCCTCGATGAACTAGCAAATATGTTTTCGCCGAATCCTGCTGTGATTACTCTGCATAGAGATGAAATTATAAAACGTAACATTGTTTCGAAAATGGCCCTGCAATTTTATATGGAACAAAAAGGAGAACAGCATACTTTTTCCTTCACCGAACTGTTGCAGCTCTATATTCTTGATCAATTGCTGCAAACAGGGGAAATTAGTTTGGAAGAAGGAAAAAGCGTATTCGATGTATTCGAGAAACATTATGCTGCCTTCCAAGGCCGGAGTTGTGAATTGCTTTTCCTGAGAAAAATGGGAGTAGCAATATGCCTATTAGTAGCAAGCGGAAATGACGTCTATGTTGAAGAAAAGGCGAAAATCATTGCTCGTCTTCATGTGCCGACTTGCGTAGAGCAATTAAAACTGATGGTGTCGGAGGGATAA
- the mutS gene encoding DNA mismatch repair protein MutS, whose translation MATYTPMIQQYLDIKAQYPDAFLFFRLGDFYEMFFDDAIKAAQELEITLTSRDGGGEERVPMCGVPYHSAQGYIEQLIAKGYKVAICEQVEDPKTAKGVVRREVVQLITPGTVMEGKGLLDKENNYLATVTMFDDGTYGFAYTDLSTGENRITILASFEDVMNELYAIGTKEIVLASDFPISEQQLLKERYGVTISYEDETKMPEGFAAIAGGLAQDKLQITFARLLHYIIRTQKRRLDHMQAVQVYQVDQYMKIDLYSKRNLELTETIRAKGRKGSLLWLLDETVTAMGGRLLKQWLDRPLLDRGQIERRLHMVETLIHHYFERQELRERLREVYDIERLAGRVAYGNVNARDLIQLKKSLEQIPTLKNIVANLSDDQTQQLADKLDPCAELVELLERSIQDNPPLSVKEGNIIKDGYNETLDRYRDASRNGKAWIAQLESKERELTGIKSLKIGYNRVFGYYIEVTKPNLHLLPKGRYERKQTLANAERFITQELKEKEALILEAEEKSMELEYELFVDIRERVKQYIPRLQSLAKAVSELDVLQSFATVSEERRYVRPQFSDDRVLYIQGGRHPVVEKVLGTQTYVPNNCYMNKERELLLITGPNMSGKSTYMRQIALTAIMAQIGCFVPADKAVLPIFDQVFTRIGAADDLVSGQSTFMVEMLEARNAIVHATQNSLILFDEIGRGTSTYDGMALAQAIIEYIHDHIGAKTLFSTHYHELTDLEQSLPKLKNIHVSAVEENGKVVFLHKIEEGPADQSYGIHVAELAELPSSLIQRAKEILAELEQQEQRKEQPIGKNEAVFEQLSMFAEEQPAKEESRLSKKEKKALEELKSVNLLETTPLEALNKLYEIQKLLK comes from the coding sequence ATGGCTACATATACGCCAATGATTCAGCAATATCTAGACATTAAGGCACAATATCCAGATGCCTTTTTATTTTTTCGTCTTGGCGATTTTTACGAAATGTTTTTTGACGACGCAATCAAAGCGGCGCAGGAACTGGAAATTACGCTGACAAGCCGCGATGGCGGCGGTGAAGAACGGGTGCCGATGTGCGGTGTTCCGTATCATTCGGCGCAAGGATATATTGAGCAGTTGATCGCCAAAGGCTATAAAGTCGCAATTTGCGAGCAAGTCGAAGATCCGAAAACGGCCAAAGGCGTCGTCCGGCGCGAAGTCGTCCAGCTCATCACTCCCGGCACGGTGATGGAAGGGAAAGGGCTTCTGGATAAGGAAAACAACTACTTGGCGACGGTGACAATGTTTGATGATGGTACGTATGGTTTTGCTTATACGGATTTATCGACAGGGGAAAACCGCATCACGATCCTTGCCTCTTTTGAAGACGTGATGAACGAACTGTATGCGATCGGGACGAAAGAAATTGTCCTTGCTAGCGATTTTCCAATCAGCGAGCAGCAACTATTGAAAGAACGATATGGAGTGACAATCTCGTACGAAGATGAGACGAAGATGCCGGAAGGATTTGCGGCGATCGCCGGCGGGCTTGCGCAGGACAAGCTGCAAATCACATTCGCCCGTCTTCTTCATTACATTATCCGCACGCAAAAGCGTCGTCTCGATCATATGCAGGCTGTTCAAGTGTACCAAGTCGATCAGTACATGAAAATCGATTTATATTCGAAACGAAATTTAGAGCTGACGGAAACCATCCGCGCCAAAGGGCGGAAAGGTTCACTGCTGTGGCTTCTTGATGAAACAGTGACGGCGATGGGCGGACGATTGCTCAAACAATGGCTTGATCGCCCGCTTTTAGACCGCGGACAAATCGAGCGGCGCTTACATATGGTAGAAACGCTGATTCATCATTATTTTGAGCGCCAAGAGCTGCGCGAACGTCTTCGCGAAGTATATGACATCGAGCGGCTCGCCGGCCGCGTCGCCTATGGGAATGTGAATGCCCGCGATTTAATTCAGCTAAAAAAATCGCTCGAGCAAATTCCGACGTTAAAAAATATCGTCGCTAATCTTTCCGATGATCAGACACAACAACTGGCTGACAAGCTTGATCCTTGTGCGGAGCTTGTCGAGCTGTTAGAGCGGTCGATTCAAGACAATCCGCCGCTATCGGTGAAAGAAGGGAATATTATTAAAGACGGGTACAATGAAACGCTTGACCGCTATCGCGATGCCAGCCGCAACGGAAAGGCATGGATTGCCCAGTTAGAAAGCAAAGAACGGGAACTAACCGGAATTAAATCGTTAAAAATCGGCTATAACCGCGTGTTTGGTTATTATATTGAAGTGACGAAGCCGAATCTTCATCTGCTGCCAAAAGGGCGTTATGAGCGTAAACAGACGCTCGCCAACGCCGAGCGCTTTATTACCCAGGAATTAAAAGAAAAAGAGGCGCTCATTTTAGAAGCGGAAGAAAAAAGCATGGAACTTGAATACGAATTGTTTGTCGATATCCGCGAACGCGTCAAACAATATATTCCGCGTTTGCAATCGCTGGCGAAAGCAGTGAGCGAGCTCGATGTCCTGCAGTCGTTTGCTACCGTCAGCGAAGAGCGGCGCTATGTAAGACCGCAGTTTTCCGACGATCGCGTTCTCTATATTCAAGGAGGGCGCCACCCTGTCGTCGAAAAAGTGCTCGGAACGCAAACATACGTACCGAACAATTGCTATATGAACAAAGAGAGGGAATTATTGCTTATTACCGGACCGAACATGTCCGGAAAAAGCACCTATATGCGGCAGATTGCGTTGACGGCGATTATGGCGCAAATCGGCTGCTTTGTACCGGCAGATAAAGCAGTGCTCCCGATTTTTGATCAAGTGTTTACGAGAATCGGTGCGGCGGATGATTTAGTGTCTGGGCAAAGCACGTTTATGGTCGAAATGCTGGAAGCGCGTAATGCGATCGTGCACGCAACGCAAAACAGCCTCATCTTGTTTGACGAGATCGGGCGTGGCACGTCGACATACGACGGGATGGCATTAGCCCAGGCGATCATCGAATACATTCATGATCATATTGGCGCGAAAACGTTATTCAGCACACATTATCACGAATTAACCGATTTGGAACAGTCGCTTCCAAAATTGAAAAACATTCATGTCAGCGCCGTTGAGGAAAACGGCAAAGTCGTCTTTCTTCATAAAATTGAAGAAGGGCCGGCCGACCAAAGTTACGGCATTCATGTTGCTGAGCTTGCCGAGCTGCCATCTTCCCTCATTCAGCGCGCGAAAGAAATTTTAGCCGAGCTTGAGCAGCAAGAGCAGAGAAAAGAACAGCCAATCGGCAAGAACGAAGCGGTGTTCGAACAGCTCAGCATGTTTGCTGAAGAGCAGCCTGCAAAAGAAGAATCCCGTCTATCGAAAAAAGAGAAAAAGGCGCTTGAGGAATTAAAATCCGTCAACTTACTGGAAACAACGCCGCTTGAAGCGTTAAACAAATTATACGAAATTCAAAAACTATTAAAGTAA